A part of Eubacterium sp. AB3007 genomic DNA contains:
- a CDS encoding DUF975 family protein encodes MNHVIVTMPSAEIRKISRRLLSGNWGKVFLGMFLAIVMMDMIPQFFEACIPFGKITQYNEALGINQNYSVIAYFYRIFFNGVFTAGICSFFLSFVRMRDINPGYVFNGFEYYLKTLGLMLVTGIFIVLWSLLLIVPGIIAALRYSQAFYILADDPGKGIMQCINESKARMQGNKAKFFCLTLSFIGWIILAAIPSGVLGGILGATGMINGANVAAATMAITSSVPGFIATFIGTIPMAFAMLYLSTAETVFYEIITEHMVFRRPEEQAQESALLTDMEERKDTL; translated from the coding sequence ATGAATCATGTAATTGTTACCATGCCATCCGCAGAGATCAGGAAGATATCCAGACGACTTCTCTCCGGCAACTGGGGAAAGGTGTTTCTGGGGATGTTTCTGGCTATTGTTATGATGGATATGATTCCGCAGTTCTTTGAGGCATGCATTCCTTTCGGGAAGATCACGCAATATAACGAGGCGCTTGGGATCAACCAGAACTACTCGGTGATCGCTTACTTCTACCGGATATTCTTCAATGGTGTGTTTACAGCCGGGATCTGCTCTTTCTTCCTTTCTTTTGTGAGGATGAGAGACATTAACCCTGGGTACGTGTTCAACGGGTTTGAGTATTATCTGAAAACGCTGGGGCTCATGCTCGTGACAGGGATCTTCATCGTCCTTTGGTCTCTGCTTCTGATCGTGCCTGGGATCATTGCGGCTCTGCGCTACAGCCAGGCGTTCTACATCCTGGCTGACGACCCCGGCAAGGGGATCATGCAGTGCATCAACGAGAGTAAGGCGAGGATGCAGGGCAACAAGGCCAAGTTTTTCTGCCTGACCCTGTCTTTCATCGGATGGATCATTCTGGCAGCGATCCCCTCCGGTGTCCTGGGCGGGATCCTGGGCGCGACAGGTATGATCAACGGAGCCAATGTTGCCGCAGCCACCATGGCCATCACTAGTTCTGTTCCGGGTTTCATCGCCACGTTCATCGGTACTATCCCGATGGCCTTCGCGATGCTGTATCTGAGCACTGCGGAGACGGTGTTCTACGAGATCATCACAGAGCACATGGTGTTCAGACGGCCTGAGGAGCAGGCCCAGGAGAGTGCGTTACTTACAGATATGGAGGAAAGAAAAGACACCTTATGA